One genomic segment of Bradyrhizobium prioriisuperbiae includes these proteins:
- a CDS encoding RAD55 family ATPase yields MASQSDRLPTGVAGLDTILGGGVFHGGIYIIQGAPGAGKTILGNQICFAHAATGRRALYITLLAESHSRMIGHMQRLSFFDQGAIPDRVSFIGAFKILDDDGLRGLLDVVRREVRARQIKTLVLDGLITVHEKASSDLELKKFIHELQAQAAFTDCTMFLLTSAFDGQKFPPEHTMVDGLIELQTSLHGRRAEREMQVHKLRGGWFMGGRHSYRITDGGIAAFPRTEAVLATPSVWDNADGPKVSIGIAGVDRMLGGGVDQHSVSVVMGPAGSGKTTAGLQFLFGGPPEEPAVHFGFHESPMALTLKARALKLPIDARKDKLHLLWRPQTEAILDEVTRELLSSLKQFGARRLVIDGIEGFAKLTDERKRVTAFLSALCNELRAQGITTLVTAETDHIGVIPGQPLAGVAPTGLSPVAENIIALRLAPLRSETHRLMTVLKARDSKTDMRMRRFEIAEGGITLDEDYGRAERILRDIGHQNGNPQLPSADPRLTGE; encoded by the coding sequence ATGGCTAGTCAGAGTGATCGACTTCCGACCGGCGTTGCCGGTCTGGACACCATCCTCGGCGGCGGCGTTTTCCACGGCGGCATCTACATCATTCAGGGCGCGCCGGGCGCCGGCAAGACGATCCTCGGCAACCAGATCTGCTTTGCCCATGCGGCCACCGGTCGTCGCGCGCTCTACATCACATTGCTGGCCGAAAGCCACTCGCGCATGATCGGCCATATGCAGCGGCTGTCGTTCTTCGATCAGGGGGCGATTCCCGATCGTGTGTCCTTTATCGGCGCCTTCAAGATTCTCGATGACGACGGTTTGCGCGGGCTGCTCGACGTGGTTCGGCGCGAAGTGCGGGCGCGGCAGATCAAAACCCTGGTGCTCGATGGCCTGATCACCGTCCATGAAAAGGCCTCGTCGGATCTCGAACTGAAGAAGTTCATCCACGAGTTGCAGGCCCAGGCCGCCTTCACCGATTGCACCATGTTCCTTTTGACCAGCGCGTTCGACGGCCAGAAATTCCCGCCCGAGCACACCATGGTGGACGGCCTGATTGAACTGCAGACGTCGCTGCACGGTCGCCGCGCCGAGCGGGAAATGCAGGTGCACAAGCTGCGGGGCGGCTGGTTCATGGGTGGCCGCCATTCCTATCGGATCACCGACGGTGGCATCGCGGCCTTTCCCCGGACCGAAGCCGTTCTGGCAACCCCGAGCGTATGGGACAACGCCGACGGCCCAAAGGTGTCCATCGGCATTGCCGGCGTTGACCGCATGCTGGGTGGCGGCGTTGACCAGCATTCGGTGTCGGTGGTGATGGGGCCGGCCGGCAGCGGCAAGACTACCGCGGGCCTACAGTTCCTGTTTGGCGGGCCGCCGGAGGAGCCTGCGGTTCATTTCGGTTTTCACGAAAGTCCGATGGCACTGACGTTGAAAGCGCGCGCTTTGAAGCTGCCGATCGATGCGCGCAAGGACAAGCTGCATCTGTTGTGGCGCCCGCAGACCGAGGCGATTCTCGACGAGGTGACCAGGGAACTGCTGTCGTCGCTCAAGCAGTTCGGCGCGCGGCGTCTGGTCATCGACGGCATTGAGGGTTTTGCTAAGCTGACCGACGAGAGGAAACGGGTGACAGCTTTTTTGTCGGCGCTCTGCAACGAGTTAAGGGCGCAAGGCATTACAACCCTTGTGACAGCCGAGACGGACCACATCGGGGTGATCCCCGGACAACCGCTTGCCGGTGTCGCACCGACGGGACTATCGCCGGTTGCGGAAAACATCATTGCTTTGCGGCTTGCACCGCTGCGGTCGGAGACCCATCGATTGATGACCGTGCTCAAGGCTCGCGACAGCAAGACCGACATGCGCATGCGTCGCTTCGAGATCGCTGAGGGCGGCATCACCCTGGATGAGGACTATGGCCGCGCGGAACGCATTCTGCGGGATATCGGTCACCAGAACGGCAACCCGCAGCTGCCTTCGGCGGATCCGCGTCTGACCGGAGAGTGA
- a CDS encoding glycerophosphodiester phosphodiesterase family protein — MRLTFALTTFVLLAKLVSTSTEASAHDHNQSPQLGPRPFYLVSKMKDGPLKSQLQQCTGPFRKTDFSIAHRGAPLQFPEHSKESYEAAARMGAGVIECDVTFTKDRQLVCRHSQCDLHTTTNILQVPDLAAKCTSQFSPADKASGKAASAKCCTSDITLAEFKRLRAKMDGFNPNATNVDDYQNGTPPWRTDLYANSGTVMTLDESIALNKQLRVKFTPELKAPEVPMPFGGDYTQQKYAAQMINAFKRAYVDPKDVFAQSFNLDDILFWIKTEPAFGRQAVFLDGRYELPGFDYTKPETWKPSMKQLSDQGVQIIAPPIYMLLALNDRKEIVPSTYARAAKKAGLDIIAWSLERDGPLNKGGGFYHQSVKEVIDRDGDTLTVLDVMAKQVGVRGVFSDWPATTSFYASCMGMR; from the coding sequence ATGCGCTTGACGTTTGCGCTCACAACTTTCGTGCTGCTCGCAAAACTTGTGTCCACATCAACCGAAGCATCGGCGCACGATCATAATCAGTCGCCGCAACTTGGCCCGCGTCCGTTCTATCTCGTCAGCAAAATGAAGGACGGCCCACTCAAGTCGCAGCTGCAGCAGTGCACCGGCCCCTTCCGCAAGACCGATTTCTCCATCGCCCATCGCGGCGCGCCGCTGCAATTCCCAGAGCATTCGAAAGAATCCTATGAAGCCGCCGCACGCATGGGCGCCGGCGTGATCGAGTGCGACGTCACCTTCACCAAGGACCGTCAGCTGGTCTGCCGCCACTCGCAGTGCGACCTGCACACCACGACCAACATCCTGCAGGTGCCTGATCTGGCCGCGAAATGCACCTCGCAGTTCAGCCCGGCCGACAAGGCCAGCGGCAAAGCGGCCTCCGCCAAGTGCTGCACCAGCGACATCACGCTGGCAGAGTTCAAGCGCCTGCGCGCGAAGATGGACGGCTTCAATCCCAACGCTACCAATGTCGACGACTATCAGAACGGCACGCCGCCCTGGCGCACCGATCTCTACGCCAACTCGGGCACGGTGATGACCCTCGACGAGAGCATCGCGCTGAACAAGCAGCTCCGCGTCAAGTTCACGCCGGAACTGAAGGCGCCGGAGGTGCCGATGCCGTTCGGCGGGGATTACACCCAGCAGAAATATGCCGCGCAGATGATCAACGCCTTCAAGCGCGCCTATGTCGACCCGAAGGACGTGTTCGCGCAGAGCTTCAATCTCGACGACATCCTGTTCTGGATCAAAACCGAGCCGGCCTTTGGCAGGCAGGCGGTGTTCCTCGACGGCCGCTATGAACTGCCGGGCTTCGACTACACCAAGCCCGAGACCTGGAAGCCGAGCATGAAGCAGCTCTCCGACCAGGGCGTGCAGATTATCGCACCGCCGATCTACATGCTGCTGGCCTTGAACGACCGCAAAGAGATCGTGCCCTCGACCTACGCCCGTGCGGCGAAGAAGGCCGGCCTCGACATCATCGCATGGTCGCTGGAGCGCGATGGCCCGCTCAACAAGGGCGGCGGCTTCTATCATCAGTCGGTGAAGGAAGTCATCGACCGCGACGGCGACACGCTGACCGTGCTCGACGTGATGGCAAAGCAGGTCGGCGTGCGCGGCGTGTTCTCCGACTGGCCTGCAACCACCTCGTTCTACGCAAGCTGCATGGGCATGAGGTAA
- a CDS encoding GCG_CRPN prefix-to-repeats domain-containing protein — MKTFVAAAFLVIAGASFANAMPLAPTGPAANGDVIQVAGGCGPGFHRGPYGGCRPNRGPVIVAPRRVIVERPIIVGRRCPPGMFWRHGRCR; from the coding sequence ATGAAGACATTTGTTGCTGCCGCATTCCTGGTCATTGCCGGCGCGAGTTTTGCCAACGCGATGCCGCTCGCGCCGACAGGCCCGGCGGCCAACGGTGACGTGATCCAGGTCGCCGGCGGTTGCGGTCCCGGATTCCATCGTGGTCCCTACGGCGGCTGCCGTCCCAATCGCGGCCCGGTGATCGTCGCCCCGCGCCGAGTCATCGTCGAGCGTCCGATCATTGTCGGCCGTCGCTGCCCGCCCGGCATGTTCTGGCGCCACGGCCGCTGTCGCTGA
- a CDS encoding thiolase domain-containing protein gives MSIKGKAYIAGIYEHPTRHAPDKSTAQLHAEVAKGALEDAGLTSADVDGYFCAGDAPGGAWPMVDYLGLRVRHIDSTETGGSSYIIHLGHAAEAIAAGKCSIALVTLAGKPRTSAMAPRAAGAEADFEAAYGATTHNAYGMCALRHMHDYGTTSEQLAWIKVAASHHAQYNPHAMLKEVVTVEDVLNSPMISDPLHRMDCCVVSDGGGAFIVTTPEIAKSLKKPLVRLIGHGEAMKGPRGGKDLDLTHSAGVWSGPRAFEEAGVAPKDIKYASIYDSFTITVLMQLEDLGFCRKGEGGKFVADGNLISGVGKLPFNTDGGGLCSNHPVNRGGLTKILEAVRQLRGEAHPKVQVPNCDLAVAHGTGGLLGVRHAASTAILERV, from the coding sequence TTGAGCATCAAGGGCAAGGCGTATATCGCCGGAATTTACGAACATCCGACCCGGCACGCACCTGACAAGTCGACCGCGCAGCTGCACGCCGAAGTGGCGAAGGGCGCGCTGGAGGATGCCGGGCTGACCAGCGCCGACGTTGACGGCTATTTTTGCGCGGGCGACGCGCCGGGCGGTGCCTGGCCGATGGTTGATTATCTCGGCTTGCGAGTGCGCCACATCGATTCGACCGAGACCGGGGGCAGCTCCTACATCATCCATCTCGGGCATGCGGCCGAAGCCATCGCGGCGGGCAAGTGCTCGATCGCGCTGGTGACGCTGGCCGGCAAGCCGCGCACCAGCGCAATGGCGCCGCGCGCCGCCGGCGCGGAAGCCGATTTCGAGGCCGCCTATGGCGCGACCACCCACAATGCTTACGGCATGTGCGCGCTGCGGCACATGCACGATTATGGCACCACCAGTGAGCAACTGGCCTGGATCAAGGTCGCGGCGTCGCATCACGCGCAATACAATCCGCATGCGATGCTGAAAGAGGTCGTCACCGTCGAGGATGTGCTCAATTCGCCGATGATCTCCGATCCGCTGCACCGCATGGACTGCTGCGTGGTCTCCGACGGTGGCGGCGCTTTCATCGTGACCACTCCCGAGATCGCCAAGAGTCTGAAGAAGCCGCTTGTGCGGCTGATCGGCCATGGCGAAGCGATGAAGGGCCCGCGCGGCGGCAAGGATCTCGATCTGACCCATTCCGCCGGTGTGTGGTCTGGCCCGCGCGCGTTCGAGGAGGCCGGCGTCGCGCCCAAGGACATCAAGTACGCCTCGATCTACGACAGCTTCACCATCACCGTGCTGATGCAACTCGAGGACCTCGGCTTCTGTAGGAAGGGCGAGGGCGGCAAGTTCGTCGCCGACGGCAACCTGATTTCGGGCGTCGGCAAGCTGCCGTTCAACACCGACGGTGGTGGTCTCTGCAGCAACCATCCGGTCAATCGCGGCGGCTTGACCAAGATCCTCGAGGCGGTGCGCCAGTTGCGCGGAGAGGCGCATCCCAAAGTGCAGGTGCCGAACTGCGATCTCGCCGTTGCCCACGGCACCGGCGGCCTGCTCGGCGTGCGCCATGCCGCCTCGACAGCCATTCTGGAGCGCGTGTGA
- a CDS encoding indolepyruvate ferredoxin oxidoreductase family protein, which yields MGINQGPISLDQKYTQGSGHVFMTGIQALVRLPMAQIRRDRAQGLNTSAFISGYRGSPLGGYDQQLMAAKAHLAQYDVKFQPGVNEDLAATAIWGSQQLNLSPGARKDGVVGIWYGKGPGVDRCGDVFRHGNAAGSAKHGGVLCLAGDDHGAKSSTVPHQSDHAFMSALMPYLYPSSIHGMIEMGLLGIAMSRYSGCWVGMKVITETVETTAEIDLTDEMTPFIIPPDFELPPDGLNLRWPDDRYAQDRRLQDYKGFAAIAFARANKINRITMDSPNARYGIMASGKSYEDVRQALRELGITPEVAAKIGLRLYKIGMPWPLEPQGVREFAVGLEEILVVEERREIVENQVKQELFNWRDDVRPRIVGKMDHHDKRFLSFSEELSVATIATSLTERLLTLDLNPEIVAMLRAKADWFNGRQASQVQAIAPVTRTPYFCSGCPHNTSTKVPEGSRALAGIGCHFMSLWMDRSTETFTQMGGEGVPWVGIAPFTDEKHIFANLGDGTYFHSGSLAIRQSVASKANITYKVLYNDAVAMTGGQRHDGDLSPQQITFQLHAEGIREIYLVSENPDSYPASTIAPGTKLAHRDELDTVMRTLRETPGCSAIVFVQTCAAEKRRRRKRGLLEDPPKRVVINSAVCEGCGDCSVQSNCISVEPLETALGRKRAINQSSCNKDFSCVKGFCPSFVTVHGGQLRKKAPVDLGAIGELPPAPSLRPLDKPYNIAVGGVGGTGVLTIGALLGMAAHIEGKASMILDMSGLAQKGGAVLSHVRISQNTQDVTCSRIVTGTADLLIAADEVVAIAKETITLCEAQRTHGIINTHLIPIADFVRDRDFDFQRRKVNRVLEGALRQDSIFLDFTHAAEGLLGDSIATNVMMLGFAYQKGLLPVTAEAIMQAIELNGVSIKMNTLAFALGRLAVIDPARLHAMLKDEVAPPKTQEQMSLAEIIDHRSALLRDYQNEKLATRYRDLVERVKLAASNAGFGEELPRAVAINYAKLLAYKDEYEVARLFTDGRFEQNIRDQFEGDFTLNFNLAPPLLGGGKDALGRPRKRAFGPGMMRGFRLLAKLRVLRGTPLDIFGYSADRRLERDLIAGYEKHAVSLLDKLSPQTIDTAIELLSLPDRIRGYGPVKEKAVTDARKRYDELMRDLINPPPRVAPQMAAE from the coding sequence ATGGGAATCAATCAAGGGCCGATCAGCCTCGACCAGAAATACACCCAGGGGTCGGGCCACGTTTTCATGACGGGCATCCAGGCTCTGGTGCGGCTGCCGATGGCGCAGATCCGCCGGGATCGCGCTCAGGGTCTGAACACCTCGGCCTTTATCTCGGGCTATCGCGGATCGCCGCTCGGCGGCTATGACCAGCAGCTGATGGCGGCCAAGGCGCATCTGGCGCAGTACGACGTCAAATTCCAGCCGGGCGTGAACGAAGATCTGGCCGCAACGGCGATCTGGGGATCGCAGCAGCTCAATCTGTCGCCGGGCGCCAGGAAGGACGGCGTGGTCGGCATCTGGTACGGCAAGGGGCCGGGCGTCGACCGCTGCGGCGACGTATTTCGCCACGGCAATGCCGCGGGATCCGCCAAGCACGGCGGCGTGCTATGCCTCGCCGGCGATGACCATGGCGCCAAATCCTCCACTGTGCCGCATCAGTCCGACCATGCCTTCATGTCGGCGTTGATGCCTTATCTCTATCCATCCAGCATCCATGGAATGATCGAGATGGGCCTGCTCGGCATCGCGATGTCGCGCTATTCCGGCTGCTGGGTCGGCATGAAGGTGATCACCGAGACGGTGGAGACCACGGCCGAGATCGACCTGACCGACGAGATGACGCCTTTCATTATCCCGCCGGACTTCGAGCTGCCGCCGGATGGCCTGAACCTGCGCTGGCCGGATGACCGTTACGCCCAGGACCGCCGTTTGCAGGACTACAAGGGCTTCGCTGCCATCGCGTTCGCTCGCGCCAACAAGATCAATCGCATCACCATGGATTCGCCGAACGCCCGCTACGGCATCATGGCGTCCGGCAAGAGTTATGAGGACGTGCGCCAGGCGCTGCGCGAGCTCGGCATTACGCCTGAAGTTGCCGCCAAGATCGGGCTTCGCCTTTACAAGATCGGCATGCCCTGGCCGCTGGAGCCGCAGGGCGTGCGTGAATTCGCGGTTGGCCTCGAAGAGATCCTGGTGGTCGAGGAACGCCGCGAGATCGTCGAAAACCAAGTCAAGCAGGAGCTGTTCAACTGGCGTGACGACGTGCGCCCGCGCATCGTCGGCAAGATGGACCACCACGACAAGCGTTTCCTGTCGTTCTCCGAGGAACTCAGCGTCGCCACCATCGCTACCTCGCTGACCGAGCGGCTGCTGACGCTGGACCTCAATCCCGAAATCGTGGCCATGCTGCGCGCCAAGGCCGACTGGTTCAACGGCCGGCAGGCGTCCCAGGTGCAGGCGATCGCGCCGGTTACCCGCACGCCGTATTTCTGCTCGGGCTGCCCGCACAACACCTCCACCAAGGTGCCGGAGGGTAGCCGCGCCCTGGCCGGCATCGGCTGTCACTTCATGTCGCTGTGGATGGACCGCAGCACCGAGACCTTCACCCAGATGGGCGGCGAGGGCGTGCCGTGGGTCGGCATCGCGCCGTTCACCGACGAGAAGCATATCTTCGCCAATCTCGGCGACGGCACCTATTTCCATTCCGGCAGCCTGGCGATCCGCCAGTCCGTCGCGTCCAAGGCCAACATCACCTACAAGGTGCTTTATAACGACGCGGTCGCCATGACCGGCGGCCAGCGCCACGACGGCGACCTGTCGCCGCAGCAGATCACCTTCCAGCTGCACGCCGAGGGGATTCGAGAGATCTACCTGGTTTCGGAAAACCCCGACAGCTATCCGGCATCGACCATCGCGCCGGGGACCAAGCTCGCCCATCGCGACGAGCTCGATACCGTCATGCGTACGCTGCGCGAGACGCCCGGCTGCTCCGCGATCGTGTTCGTGCAGACCTGCGCCGCCGAGAAGCGTCGCCGCCGCAAGCGCGGCCTGCTGGAGGATCCGCCAAAGCGGGTGGTGATCAATTCCGCGGTCTGCGAAGGCTGCGGCGACTGTTCGGTGCAATCGAACTGCATTTCCGTGGAGCCGCTGGAAACCGCGCTCGGACGCAAGCGCGCCATCAACCAGTCCAGCTGCAACAAGGATTTCTCCTGCGTCAAAGGCTTCTGCCCATCGTTCGTCACCGTCCATGGCGGCCAGTTGCGCAAGAAGGCTCCCGTTGATCTTGGCGCCATTGGCGAGTTGCCGCCGGCGCCTTCGCTGCGGCCGCTGGATAAGCCCTACAACATCGCGGTCGGCGGCGTCGGCGGCACCGGCGTGCTGACCATCGGCGCGTTGCTCGGCATGGCCGCCCACATTGAGGGCAAGGCCAGCATGATCCTCGACATGTCGGGGCTGGCCCAGAAGGGTGGTGCGGTGCTCAGTCACGTCCGCATCTCGCAGAACACACAGGATGTGACCTGCTCGCGCATTGTCACCGGCACCGCCGATCTTCTGATCGCCGCCGATGAAGTGGTCGCGATCGCCAAAGAGACCATCACGCTTTGCGAGGCCCAGCGCACCCACGGCATCATCAACACCCATCTGATCCCGATCGCCGACTTCGTGCGCGACCGGGATTTTGATTTCCAGCGCCGCAAGGTGAACCGGGTTCTCGAAGGCGCGCTGCGCCAGGATTCGATCTTCCTCGACTTCACCCACGCGGCCGAAGGCCTGCTCGGAGATTCCATCGCCACCAATGTGATGATGCTGGGCTTCGCCTACCAGAAAGGCCTGCTGCCGGTCACCGCCGAAGCGATCATGCAGGCGATCGAGCTGAACGGCGTGTCCATCAAGATGAACACGCTGGCGTTTGCGCTGGGACGGCTGGCTGTGATCGATCCGGCGCGGCTGCACGCCATGCTCAAGGATGAGGTGGCGCCGCCGAAGACCCAGGAGCAGATGTCGCTGGCCGAGATCATCGACCACCGCAGCGCGCTGTTGCGGGACTATCAGAACGAGAAACTCGCCACGCGCTATCGCGATCTGGTCGAGCGTGTGAAGTTGGCCGCTTCGAACGCCGGTTTCGGCGAGGAACTGCCGCGCGCGGTGGCCATCAACTACGCCAAGCTTTTGGCCTACAAGGACGAGTATGAAGTCGCCCGTCTGTTCACCGACGGCCGGTTCGAGCAGAACATCCGAGACCAGTTCGAGGGCGATTTCACCCTGAACTTCAATCTGGCGCCACCACTGCTGGGCGGCGGCAAGGATGCACTGGGGCGTCCGCGCAAGCGCGCGTTCGGCCCCGGCATGATGCGCGGCTTCCGCCTGCTGGCGAAGCTGCGCGTCCTGCGCGGCACGCCGCTCGACATCTTCGGCTACTCCGCCGACCGCCGCCTGGAGCGCGATCTGATCGCAGGGTATGAGAAGCATGCCGTCTCCCTGCTGGACAAGCTGTCGCCGCAGACCATCGACACCGCGATCGAACTGCTGTCGCTGCCCGACCGGATCCGCGGCTACGGCCCGGTCAAGGAGAAGGCCGTGACCGATGCGCGTAAGCGTTATGACGAACTGATGCGCGATCTCATCAACCCGCCGCCGCGGGTCGCGCCGCAGATGGCGGCGGAGTAA
- a CDS encoding response regulator translates to MKTVLVVEDEWAIADWLEVLLSERGYHVLAASNGRQALDILHHETPDLVLTDFMMPFVDGAGLVTAMAENPRTKQIPVVVMTSLLESAVRERLTGHKAVLRKPFREGDLFRILDEIVPISRD, encoded by the coding sequence GTGAAAACAGTGCTGGTCGTCGAGGACGAGTGGGCCATCGCGGATTGGCTGGAAGTCCTGCTGAGCGAGCGCGGTTATCACGTTCTCGCCGCGAGCAACGGGCGGCAGGCCCTCGATATCCTGCATCATGAGACACCCGATCTGGTCCTGACCGACTTCATGATGCCGTTTGTGGATGGCGCGGGCCTGGTGACCGCGATGGCCGAGAATCCCAGGACCAAACAGATCCCGGTGGTGGTGATGACCTCGCTGCTCGAGAGTGCAGTGCGGGAACGGCTGACGGGGCACAAGGCGGTGCTGCGAAAGCCGTTCCGGGAAGGCGATCTGTTCCGGATCCTGGATGAGATTGTCCCGATCTCCCGGGACTGA
- a CDS encoding Zn-ribbon domain-containing OB-fold protein: protein MSETKTYPKPQGNPETQPFWDAAVKGKFLIKRCTACNEPHYFPRAICPFCFSDQTVWEESAGEGEIYTFSVMRKSPTGPYAIGYVTLKEGPSLLTNFVDCDPMTLKIGQRVKVVFKPTEGAPLPFFTPVA, encoded by the coding sequence ATGAGCGAGACGAAAACCTATCCCAAGCCCCAAGGCAATCCCGAGACCCAGCCGTTCTGGGATGCGGCCGTCAAGGGCAAGTTCCTGATCAAGCGCTGTACCGCCTGCAACGAGCCGCATTACTTTCCGCGCGCGATCTGCCCGTTCTGCTTCTCCGACCAGACGGTCTGGGAAGAGAGCGCGGGCGAGGGCGAAATCTACACCTTCAGCGTGATGCGCAAGTCGCCCACCGGTCCTTATGCGATCGGCTATGTCACTTTGAAGGAGGGGCCGTCGCTGCTGACCAACTTCGTCGACTGCGATCCCATGACGCTGAAGATCGGCCAGCGCGTCAAGGTGGTGTTCAAGCCGACCGAGGGAGCGCCGCTGCCGTTCTTCACCCCCGTCGCCTGA
- a CDS encoding MarR family winged helix-turn-helix transcriptional regulator has translation MTQHFEASFRGTGLRATQFTVLSTLAQTGPMPISRLATFLGMERTTLTRNLAPLERRGLVKIAAEDTDARIRRASITDAGEHAARQSLPAWRKAQASVPRVLKQFGLSDMPTQIVL, from the coding sequence GTGACACAGCATTTCGAAGCCAGTTTCCGCGGCACCGGCCTGCGGGCAACGCAGTTCACGGTGCTGTCGACCCTTGCCCAGACCGGTCCGATGCCCATCAGCCGACTGGCGACGTTTCTCGGCATGGAGCGCACCACGCTAACCCGAAACCTCGCGCCGCTGGAACGCCGTGGCCTGGTCAAGATCGCCGCTGAGGATACCGACGCCCGCATTCGCCGCGCCAGCATCACCGATGCCGGCGAACATGCGGCCCGCCAAAGCCTGCCCGCTTGGCGCAAAGCCCAAGCCAGCGTGCCACGCGTGCTGAAGCAGTTCGGCCTCAGCGATATGCCGACCCAGATCGTCCTCTAA